From Paenibacillus physcomitrellae, the proteins below share one genomic window:
- a CDS encoding helix-turn-helix domain-containing protein — MYSLLIADDEALEREGLELMIRHMMPDTFTFLHAENGRRAIQIAEEKRPDFIFMDIKMPGIQGLEAVREIMSKDPAAKIVIVTAHDYFSYAKEGLALGVRGYLLKPASTAEVQDTLTTLIAEWEEEKRARNDQLALREKLSQLMPLAENELSLMLMLECVQEVELEQLAGLLDLQWHKGYAMVLSYSRRTKKELETFQLVKKEIYEAVKQMAKPNLSCMVSPVVGYQMALFIPFPPGKPAYSQRVVSLEWGEKIRCFIEERFQVPLSVGIGSIREGWDGMNRSYREALRVCADDSDIVSVRHYDDITQSLGRKIISLDDEKKLLDALLRFDKQDTTERFSLLFDRLEQSEPRSFPRLRGEVVGLLLFLSRGARLGDGAELISTLGAAEDAETLRSGAVLWLGTLIDGMKEEKEQSRSSVLQRALLYIDEKYKEDISMEQCAEFVNLSPYYFSKLFKLQTGETFIDYVTRLRIDEAKKLIAEQNLSLKEICYEVGYNDPNYFSRVFKKAMGIPPSEYRQQAGAKSLFI; from the coding sequence ATGTACAGCTTGCTGATTGCGGACGATGAGGCACTGGAAAGGGAAGGCCTGGAGCTGATGATCCGGCATATGATGCCGGACACGTTTACATTCCTGCACGCCGAAAACGGGCGGAGAGCGATCCAGATCGCGGAAGAGAAACGGCCGGACTTTATTTTTATGGATATTAAAATGCCAGGTATTCAAGGTTTGGAGGCTGTCCGTGAAATTATGTCCAAGGATCCGGCGGCCAAGATTGTAATCGTTACTGCTCATGATTATTTCTCTTATGCGAAGGAAGGACTGGCGTTAGGTGTGCGCGGATACCTGCTTAAGCCGGCAAGTACGGCGGAGGTGCAGGACACGCTGACAACGCTTATTGCCGAATGGGAGGAAGAGAAACGGGCGCGAAACGACCAGCTGGCCCTGCGGGAGAAGCTGTCCCAGCTGATGCCTCTGGCTGAGAACGAGCTCTCGCTGATGCTGATGCTGGAATGCGTTCAGGAAGTGGAGCTGGAGCAGTTAGCAGGGCTCCTGGATTTGCAGTGGCACAAAGGATACGCGATGGTGCTGTCCTACTCCCGCCGTACCAAAAAGGAGCTGGAAACGTTCCAGCTCGTCAAAAAAGAGATTTACGAGGCCGTCAAGCAGATGGCCAAACCGAATTTGTCCTGCATGGTCAGTCCGGTGGTCGGCTACCAGATGGCCTTGTTCATTCCGTTTCCTCCCGGCAAACCTGCCTATTCGCAGCGGGTCGTTTCTCTGGAATGGGGAGAGAAAATTCGCTGCTTCATCGAGGAGCGGTTTCAGGTTCCGCTTTCCGTCGGCATCGGATCAATCCGAGAGGGCTGGGACGGCATGAACCGCTCCTACCGCGAGGCATTGCGCGTCTGCGCCGATGACAGCGATATCGTCAGCGTCCGGCATTACGACGATATTACACAAAGCCTGGGCCGGAAAATCATTTCACTGGACGACGAGAAGAAGCTGCTGGATGCTTTGCTGCGGTTCGACAAGCAGGATACAACGGAGCGGTTTAGTCTGCTGTTCGATCGGTTGGAGCAAAGTGAACCCCGGTCGTTTCCTCGGCTGCGAGGAGAAGTGGTGGGCCTGCTCCTGTTTCTGAGCCGCGGGGCACGCCTCGGGGACGGTGCCGAGCTGATCTCTACCCTCGGGGCGGCTGAAGACGCCGAAACGCTTCGCAGCGGAGCGGTCTTATGGCTGGGGACCCTGATTGACGGTATGAAGGAAGAGAAGGAGCAAAGCCGCTCCAGTGTGCTGCAGAGAGCTCTGCTTTATATCGATGAGAAATACAAAGAGGATATCTCTATGGAGCAGTGCGCGGAATTCGTAAATTTAAGCCCTTATTATTTCAGCAAACTCTTCAAGCTGCAGACGGGCGAAACTTTTATCGATTACGTGACCCGGCTGCGCATCGACGAAGCGAAGAAACTGATCGCAGAGCAGAATCTCAGTCTGAAGGAAATTTGTTACGAGGTTGGGTACAACGATCCGAACTACTTCAGCCGCGTCTTCAAAAAGGCCATGGGCATTCCCCCAAGTGAGTACCGCCAGCAGGCTGGCGCCAAGTCCTTGTTCATTTGA
- a CDS encoding xylose ABC transporter ATP-binding protein, whose product MHVLEMVNITKEFPGVKALDRVNFKVKKGEIHALCGENGAGKSTLMKVLSGLYPAGTYSGDIVIGGEKKQFHNITDAEKAGIAIIHQELALVKEMTVGENIFLGSEPTKHGVIQWDELYHNASIWLKRVGLNLSPDTKIGSLGIGQQQLVEIAKALSKHTKILILDEPTAALTESEVAILMDILNQLRREEVSCVYISHKMPEVFALADTITVLRDGQTVKTLARQETNDDQVVSLMVGRELTERYPRVEHTPSEKVLEVRDYNVWHPEKRSQKVIKGVNFELRKGEILGIAGLMGAGRTELVSSLFGAYPGRSSGEVRIDGKPAKIRSVADAIKSGIALVSEDRKRQGLVMGMDVKTNTTLATMRKVSKMGVINVNEEIKWGLQYVQDLKTKTASLETLVGTLSGGNQQKVVIGKWLMSDPKILIMDEPTRGIDVGAKYEIYHLMNRLVAQGVAIIMISSELPEVLGMSDRILVMSEGEFVREFDWREATQENIMQAATGGK is encoded by the coding sequence ATGCATGTGTTAGAAATGGTTAACATCACCAAAGAATTTCCCGGCGTCAAGGCTCTTGACCGAGTGAACTTCAAAGTGAAAAAAGGCGAAATTCACGCGCTATGCGGCGAGAACGGAGCCGGCAAATCCACGCTGATGAAGGTGCTGAGCGGGCTTTATCCGGCGGGGACCTACAGCGGCGACATCGTCATCGGCGGGGAGAAAAAGCAGTTTCACAATATTACCGACGCCGAAAAAGCCGGGATCGCCATCATCCATCAGGAGCTGGCGCTCGTCAAGGAAATGACGGTCGGCGAAAATATTTTTCTGGGCTCCGAGCCTACGAAACATGGGGTTATCCAATGGGATGAACTCTATCACAACGCTTCAATCTGGTTGAAAAGAGTCGGGCTGAACCTTTCTCCGGATACGAAGATCGGAAGCTTGGGGATTGGACAGCAGCAGCTGGTGGAAATCGCCAAAGCGTTGTCCAAACATACGAAAATCCTTATTCTGGACGAACCGACGGCTGCTCTTACGGAAAGTGAAGTCGCAATCTTGATGGATATTTTGAACCAGCTCCGCCGTGAAGAGGTGTCCTGCGTTTACATCTCGCATAAAATGCCGGAGGTTTTTGCATTGGCGGATACCATTACGGTTCTCCGTGACGGGCAAACGGTGAAAACGCTGGCTCGTCAGGAAACGAACGACGACCAGGTCGTATCTCTTATGGTTGGCCGTGAATTGACGGAGCGTTACCCAAGGGTAGAGCATACCCCGTCCGAGAAGGTGCTGGAAGTGCGGGATTATAACGTCTGGCATCCGGAGAAACGCAGTCAAAAAGTCATCAAGGGTGTGAACTTCGAGCTTCGCAAAGGCGAAATTCTTGGGATTGCCGGGCTCATGGGCGCAGGCCGGACAGAGCTTGTCAGCAGCCTGTTCGGGGCCTATCCGGGACGTTCAAGCGGCGAAGTGAGGATTGACGGCAAACCGGCCAAAATCCGTTCGGTAGCGGACGCTATCAAGTCGGGGATTGCGCTGGTCAGCGAGGACCGCAAACGTCAAGGGCTCGTGATGGGTATGGATGTCAAAACCAACACGACGCTGGCGACGATGCGCAAGGTATCGAAAATGGGCGTCATCAACGTCAATGAGGAAATCAAATGGGGTCTTCAGTACGTGCAGGATTTGAAAACGAAAACCGCGTCGCTGGAAACGCTGGTCGGTACGCTTTCCGGGGGGAATCAGCAAAAGGTGGTCATCGGCAAATGGCTGATGTCCGACCCTAAAATCCTCATCATGGACGAACCGACCCGCGGCATCGATGTCGGGGCGAAATACGAAATCTATCATTTGATGAACCGGCTGGTGGCGCAAGGGGTTGCCATTATTATGATTTCTTCCGAGCTGCCCGAGGTGCTTGGCATGAGCGACCGGATTCTGGTGATGAGCGAAGGGGAATTCGTCCGCGAATTCGATTGGCGGGAAGCGACGCAAGAAAATATTATGCAAGCCGCAACGGGAGGGAAATAA
- a CDS encoding sugar ABC transporter permease, with translation MMLQKDLQTQQNVPAAKTSLWNSLFGKMDVRAYTMVGALILIWALFGILDPTFLTSRNLSNLFTQMSVTSILAIGMVLVIVAGHIDLSVGSIVGLTGGIAAIFSNWLELPAYVVILVTLAAGLVLGLVQGWLVAYKMIPAFIVTLGGMLVFRGILMGVTKSTTIPVSDSFIEMLGNAYFASGFGIILGLIAVAFILWSTFRKRRSRQKYGFEVSPIGVDIIKAVVLSLLVIAFVLVMNAYKGIPFPIIFVIVLAVIFFFLSTKTTFGRHIYALGGNPEAARLSGINIRFKTMMIFMLSGLLASIASIVLTSRLASATITAGNMAEMDAIAACVIGGTSLMGGAGTVVGALIGALVMTSLDNGMSLMGMESFWQYVVKGSILVFAVWLDISNRRKGVR, from the coding sequence ATGATGCTTCAAAAGGATCTTCAAACGCAGCAAAATGTCCCTGCAGCCAAAACGTCGCTCTGGAACAGCCTGTTCGGGAAAATGGATGTGCGCGCCTATACCATGGTCGGGGCGCTGATCCTGATCTGGGCGCTCTTCGGCATCCTGGATCCTACGTTTTTGACTTCACGGAACTTGTCCAACCTGTTTACGCAGATGTCCGTGACCTCCATCCTGGCTATCGGGATGGTGCTCGTCATCGTGGCTGGTCATATCGACCTTTCGGTAGGTTCCATCGTTGGTTTGACGGGCGGGATCGCTGCGATTTTCAGCAACTGGCTCGAGCTGCCGGCGTATGTTGTAATTCTTGTCACATTGGCAGCCGGTCTGGTGCTTGGACTTGTCCAAGGCTGGCTGGTTGCGTATAAAATGATTCCGGCCTTTATCGTCACCTTGGGCGGCATGCTCGTCTTCCGCGGCATTCTGATGGGCGTTACCAAATCCACAACGATTCCGGTATCGGATTCCTTCATCGAAATGCTGGGCAACGCGTATTTTGCTTCAGGCTTTGGCATTATTCTCGGCTTGATCGCTGTAGCTTTTATCTTATGGTCCACCTTCCGGAAACGCCGTTCCCGGCAAAAATACGGTTTCGAAGTATCCCCAATCGGCGTGGATATTATCAAAGCAGTCGTATTGTCCCTGCTGGTGATTGCGTTCGTACTGGTGATGAACGCTTATAAAGGCATTCCTTTCCCGATCATTTTCGTGATCGTGCTTGCAGTCATCTTTTTCTTCCTGTCCACCAAAACTACGTTCGGGCGCCATATTTACGCTTTGGGCGGCAACCCGGAAGCGGCCCGTTTGTCCGGCATCAATATCCGCTTCAAAACGATGATGATCTTTATGCTCAGCGGTCTGCTGGCTTCCATCGCTTCGATCGTCCTGACTTCCCGTCTCGCGTCTGCGACGATTACGGCAGGGAACATGGCCGAAATGGATGCGATCGCAGCTTGCGTGATCGGCGGAACTTCATTGATGGGCGGTGCGGGCACCGTAGTCGGCGCGCTGATCGGCGCTTTGGTCATGACTTCGCTGGATAACGGGATGTCCCTGATGGGGATGGAATCGTTCTGGCAGTACGTGGTGAAAGGTTCGATTCTCGTCTTCGCCGTATGGCTCGACATTTCGAACCGCCGCAAGGGTGTAAGATAA
- a CDS encoding sugar-binding protein — MDKKWLAGVTVLFVLLTYLFMSFAHHSSKMGSIVKELQGRPGNGEHRYHIVLIEQERYNPYWVRVEKGAEQAAKELGIDIEFAGAIRNNMEEQLSLLEKAIAARVDAIIVQGLNEESFTPVIDKAVRRGIPVITIDTDAPGSKRLAYVGTDNEAAGERLGRLIVQTTGGVGKIGVIIGSDQAESQLQRLNGLKKAVADYKGLELVEVRSSNISHMQAIQQAANMLMRHPEITIMVGTSATDAMGVLQAAQSLKRDKLKIIGFDNQKETLDAITRGQIEASVAQQPFLMGQMAVQLLNEHFQGKQLEPDYFTDVKVLDKSNAMEGESL, encoded by the coding sequence TTGGATAAAAAATGGCTAGCCGGTGTTACGGTCTTATTTGTATTATTGACCTATTTGTTTATGAGCTTTGCTCACCATTCCAGCAAAATGGGCAGTATCGTGAAAGAATTGCAGGGACGGCCCGGAAACGGGGAACACCGTTACCATATCGTGCTTATCGAACAGGAGCGCTATAACCCGTATTGGGTCAGGGTGGAAAAGGGAGCGGAACAAGCCGCGAAGGAACTCGGCATAGACATCGAATTCGCCGGGGCAATCCGCAACAATATGGAAGAACAACTCAGCCTGCTGGAAAAGGCCATCGCCGCGCGGGTGGATGCGATAATTGTTCAAGGACTGAACGAGGAGAGTTTTACGCCCGTGATTGATAAGGCCGTCAGACGAGGTATTCCGGTCATCACGATTGATACGGATGCTCCTGGCAGCAAACGGCTTGCCTATGTCGGCACCGATAACGAAGCTGCTGGCGAACGTTTGGGCCGGCTGATCGTGCAAACGACCGGCGGCGTAGGGAAAATCGGCGTCATCATCGGCAGCGATCAGGCTGAAAGCCAGCTGCAGCGGCTGAATGGACTAAAGAAAGCGGTAGCAGATTACAAGGGGCTTGAGCTTGTCGAAGTACGCAGCTCAAACATTTCGCATATGCAGGCGATTCAACAGGCGGCCAATATGCTTATGCGGCACCCCGAAATCACCATTATGGTCGGCACGAGTGCGACGGACGCCATGGGTGTGCTGCAGGCTGCGCAAAGTCTGAAGCGGGATAAGCTCAAAATTATCGGCTTTGATAACCAGAAAGAGACGTTGGATGCGATCACCCGCGGTCAAATTGAAGCGAGTGTGGCGCAGCAGCCTTTTCTGATGGGACAAATGGCGGTACAGCTGCTGAATGAGCATTTTCAAGGAAAACAACTGGAGCCTGACTATTTTACCGACGTCAAAGTGCTTGACAAGAGCAACGCAATGGAAGGAGAAAGCCTGTGA
- a CDS encoding VWA domain-containing protein has product MALNISKSASSSPDTPCTFRVELSAEGSLTTLDLPLYLVFAIDATSTMGIQDVNNNTATRFQVAVEAIHGFLDIIFSEEYASVEKHIAVVSFGNGARVHVTQADAEGRFSGLVNPAPLTVPAGGGAPVQDHYIGANSYDPAQAVTALANFRSVADKTTFFYENEEEVETMINNISRYSNTNIESGFLLAGELLEDIPVEAHKLIILLTDGESAASSTFYAYYNEADIPNRINAALLVQEGNTLFADSGGIRAQVTNEDLIREGIDPSSFDRATFTPLQVVSLKMRALGRSEAFFTAATQSLTINPFAGEWHNFDGRNSDNATRVPAIPNLLDDITLNGYYWSNGRIGFAANYYYYQHSPFFAKVGGIWQYSQSDTGIPLQPVYEDAFFRQSLIGRELETVTFDNSETELMIFATDEKIPQTRLIDYYEQTSRNIFGSNEAKRFMIAASEAIRANGIRIDTIGIGHSVLLPEYLNETASSGQAFFVPLEVAHAQDALRDQMLAVTNAELGFFSDVVITDMVPRRSSDVSPLQNDGTFTLDTNSLQVAFVQTPESPVLFQPVDLNGGPVSVIEEGDRYIIALRAGDLWAPEEAVLQEGRFFRAIIAFDLTPNPGVISQSGENVPDIPANIEASVSWVEARVERTLPYPPALVFVPAFCTPQLPFIEPPVPPPPVVEIGMDPPDVFPGGEITIIITVQNVADIAIVKQLQVGLPAGFQFVPRSLVVRDQPYLAETLNNIDLGVNQPGEVDTILFRLTAPVINLFEQNTLLAILRTTVGDVKVSVEIPIEEEEE; this is encoded by the coding sequence TTGGCATTAAACATTAGTAAAAGCGCAAGCAGCAGCCCGGATACACCTTGTACGTTCCGGGTTGAGCTTTCAGCGGAGGGCAGCCTTACAACATTGGATTTGCCTTTGTATCTGGTGTTCGCTATTGATGCAACTTCGACGATGGGCATACAGGATGTCAACAACAATACGGCAACACGCTTTCAGGTTGCGGTTGAAGCGATTCACGGCTTCCTGGACATTATTTTTTCTGAAGAATATGCGTCCGTCGAGAAGCATATCGCCGTTGTATCGTTCGGAAACGGAGCCAGGGTGCATGTCACGCAGGCTGACGCCGAAGGAAGATTTAGCGGTTTAGTCAACCCGGCTCCTTTAACGGTACCAGCCGGCGGCGGTGCACCGGTACAAGATCATTACATAGGCGCCAACAGCTACGACCCGGCGCAGGCGGTAACGGCGCTGGCCAACTTTAGGAGCGTGGCGGACAAAACCACCTTTTTCTATGAGAATGAGGAAGAAGTTGAAACGATGATCAACAATATAAGTCGTTACAGCAATACAAATATCGAATCGGGTTTTCTTTTAGCCGGTGAACTGTTAGAAGATATTCCAGTTGAAGCTCACAAGTTGATCATTCTTTTGACGGATGGTGAGAGCGCAGCATCGTCCACTTTCTATGCCTACTATAATGAAGCCGATATTCCAAATCGGATCAATGCAGCGCTTCTCGTCCAAGAGGGGAACACACTCTTTGCCGATTCTGGCGGTATCCGGGCACAAGTTACGAACGAGGACTTGATCCGGGAAGGTATCGACCCGAGCAGCTTCGACCGAGCAACCTTCACGCCGTTACAAGTCGTCAGTCTCAAAATGCGTGCACTTGGAAGGAGCGAAGCGTTCTTTACAGCTGCAACCCAGTCGCTCACCATTAATCCGTTTGCCGGTGAATGGCATAATTTCGATGGAAGAAACAGTGACAATGCGACGCGTGTGCCAGCCATACCCAATTTGCTCGACGACATTACATTAAACGGTTATTACTGGTCTAATGGACGCATTGGATTTGCGGCTAATTATTATTACTACCAGCACAGCCCGTTCTTCGCCAAGGTGGGAGGCATTTGGCAATATTCGCAATCGGACACGGGTATCCCTCTTCAACCGGTATATGAAGATGCTTTTTTCCGTCAAAGCCTGATCGGCCGCGAGCTCGAGACGGTCACGTTTGACAACTCCGAGACGGAGCTTATGATCTTCGCCACCGACGAAAAAATCCCGCAAACCCGGCTTATCGATTATTACGAGCAAACAAGCCGGAATATCTTCGGCAGCAACGAAGCCAAGCGGTTTATGATCGCCGCCTCGGAAGCCATCCGCGCGAATGGGATTAGGATCGATACGATCGGGATCGGCCATTCGGTTCTGCTGCCCGAATATTTGAATGAAACGGCGTCTTCGGGCCAAGCCTTTTTCGTTCCTCTCGAAGTTGCCCATGCTCAAGACGCGCTGCGTGATCAGATGCTTGCCGTCACTAACGCAGAGCTTGGTTTCTTTAGCGATGTCGTCATCACCGATATGGTTCCCCGTCGTTCCAGCGATGTGTCTCCTCTGCAGAATGATGGTACCTTCACACTGGATACGAATTCGCTCCAGGTTGCCTTTGTGCAGACACCGGAAAGTCCGGTTCTATTTCAGCCTGTCGATTTGAATGGCGGACCTGTCAGCGTAATCGAAGAGGGGGATCGTTATATTATCGCTTTACGAGCCGGCGACCTGTGGGCTCCGGAGGAAGCCGTTCTACAAGAAGGGCGTTTCTTCAGAGCGATTATCGCTTTTGACCTCACTCCGAATCCAGGCGTAATCTCTCAAAGCGGCGAGAACGTACCTGATATCCCGGCTAATATCGAAGCCTCCGTAAGTTGGGTAGAAGCGAGAGTGGAAAGAACACTGCCTTATCCACCCGCTTTGGTGTTCGTGCCTGCCTTCTGCACACCTCAGCTCCCGTTTATCGAGCCTCCGGTCCCCCCACCTCCGGTTGTAGAGATCGGGATGGACCCGCCCGACGTTTTCCCGGGAGGAGAAATAACGATCATTATAACGGTCCAAAATGTGGCCGACATTGCGATTGTGAAACAGCTGCAAGTTGGTCTTCCTGCAGGATTCCAATTTGTTCCCCGATCCTTGGTTGTCCGTGATCAGCCGTATTTAGCGGAAACGCTTAATAATATTGATCTTGGCGTTAATCAGCCTGGAGAAGTGGATACGATTCTCTTCCGGCTTACCGCGCCGGTTATCAATCTTTTTGAGCAGAATACGCTTCTAGCCATATTACGTACCACTGTGGGTGATGTTAAGGTATCTGTCGAAATTCCAATCGAAGAAGAGGAAGAGTGA
- the xylF gene encoding D-xylose ABC transporter substrate-binding protein, translating to MRNFGSTLRLSLASILLASTLAACGVVSDGNSKNSANSGSGGNAKDDKIVIGLSLDTLKEERWQKDRDLFSAKVQELGGEVKVLAANGDDAVQMSQAEQLISQGVDVLVVVAHNAEATAPIVEKAHKEGIKVIAYDRLINNADVDYYISFDNVRVGELQAQAVTEAAPKGNIVYIGGADTDNNAHMFKEGAMNVLKPLVDKGDIKIVYDQFSKDWKPEEALKNMENALTANNNDIQGVVAANDGTAGGVVQALTAQGMDGKIPVSGQDADLAGVQRIAEGKQLMTVYKPINLIATTAAEMAVSAAKGEEVKADKTVNNGKIDVPSVLLDPIAVNKDNLDVVIKDGFHKLEEVYKNVPKDQWPKE from the coding sequence TTGAGAAATTTCGGGTCTACTTTACGGTTAAGCTTGGCGTCCATTCTGCTCGCATCCACTTTGGCGGCGTGCGGCGTTGTGTCGGACGGAAACAGTAAAAACTCTGCAAACAGCGGAAGCGGCGGGAATGCCAAAGACGATAAAATCGTTATCGGCTTGTCGCTGGATACTTTGAAAGAGGAACGCTGGCAGAAAGACCGCGACCTTTTTTCCGCCAAAGTCCAAGAGCTGGGCGGAGAAGTGAAGGTACTCGCCGCCAACGGCGACGACGCGGTGCAGATGAGCCAGGCGGAGCAGCTGATCTCGCAAGGCGTAGACGTGCTGGTCGTCGTGGCCCACAATGCGGAAGCTACCGCGCCAATCGTGGAGAAAGCACACAAGGAAGGCATCAAGGTGATCGCGTATGACCGTCTGATCAACAATGCGGACGTGGACTATTACATCTCTTTTGACAACGTACGGGTCGGCGAGCTTCAAGCCCAGGCCGTTACCGAAGCAGCTCCGAAAGGCAATATCGTATACATCGGCGGGGCAGATACCGACAACAACGCGCACATGTTTAAAGAAGGCGCGATGAACGTGCTCAAGCCGCTTGTGGATAAAGGCGACATCAAGATCGTATATGATCAGTTCTCCAAAGACTGGAAGCCGGAAGAAGCTTTGAAGAACATGGAAAATGCGCTCACTGCCAATAACAATGACATTCAAGGCGTAGTCGCTGCAAACGACGGCACCGCAGGCGGTGTGGTTCAAGCGTTGACCGCACAAGGCATGGACGGCAAAATTCCGGTATCCGGCCAAGATGCCGACCTGGCGGGCGTACAGCGGATCGCCGAGGGCAAACAGCTGATGACCGTCTACAAACCGATCAACCTGATCGCAACAACCGCAGCTGAAATGGCCGTATCCGCGGCTAAAGGCGAAGAAGTGAAAGCGGACAAAACCGTTAACAACGGCAAAATCGACGTTCCTTCCGTGCTGCTGGATCCGATTGCGGTGAACAAAGACAACCTGGATGTGGTCATCAAAGACGGCTTCCACAAGCTGGAAGAGGTTTATAAGAACGTTCCGAAGGACCAATGGCCAAAAGAATAA
- a CDS encoding sensor histidine kinase, with the protein MTIRRKLFIFIPLLVLLMSSVSFFLFESSKNVQESYNLMMNRILLYKDVSNEVELSMQSLNFYIMQMDTDSLPGVVQHLDEVRRLRQELDGLETTGSSDLPLVNYRNIIDTFLEQVEGMIDQIEYQDYNTIAGEYIEAEQTERFIREEAQELVDIELEQYKPIYQEMMDTTEKLNRYGILMVINAAALSIMLAMWLSSSIIEPIRRLVSTAKQISKGRMDTKAPESDKNDEISILNRAFNGMLDNIQRLLADNIQSLEKDRLVKELELKALQSQINPHFLFNTLNSISRLAYIEGALKTSDLTVSVSRLLRYNLQKLNQAVPLREEVEHVTEYIKIQKARFRDRITFVMDIDERALAGLIPCLTLQPILENAFVHGIEQMEEGAMLKLSIEYRGDAVQIEIKDNGVGMSRETAEMLLKSIREDAPRIGGSKRKSTGLGTHNVFKRLHLFFDGKQQIEIESAEGAGTAVLFRLPFMTTAP; encoded by the coding sequence GTGACGATCCGCAGAAAGCTGTTTATTTTTATACCGCTGCTGGTGCTCCTTATGAGCTCGGTTTCTTTCTTTCTGTTTGAAAGCAGTAAAAATGTGCAGGAAAGCTATAACCTAATGATGAACCGGATTTTGTTGTATAAGGACGTATCCAATGAGGTTGAGCTCAGCATGCAGTCCTTGAACTTCTATATTATGCAGATGGACACGGACAGCCTGCCGGGAGTTGTGCAGCATCTGGATGAGGTGCGACGGCTTCGCCAGGAGCTGGATGGTCTGGAGACGACAGGCAGCAGTGATTTACCGCTTGTGAATTACCGCAATATTATCGATACCTTTCTGGAGCAGGTGGAAGGAATGATCGATCAGATTGAATACCAGGACTACAACACGATAGCCGGAGAATATATTGAAGCGGAGCAGACGGAACGTTTTATCCGGGAGGAAGCGCAGGAACTGGTGGACATTGAGCTGGAGCAATACAAGCCTATTTATCAGGAAATGATGGATACGACGGAGAAGCTGAACAGATACGGGATTCTGATGGTGATTAACGCGGCTGCGCTAAGCATTATGCTGGCTATGTGGCTGTCGAGCAGCATTATTGAACCGATCCGTAGGCTTGTCTCTACGGCCAAACAAATTTCCAAGGGGCGTATGGATACGAAAGCGCCGGAAAGCGATAAAAACGACGAAATCAGTATTTTAAACCGGGCTTTCAACGGAATGCTCGATAATATTCAAAGGCTGTTGGCGGACAACATTCAAAGCCTGGAAAAGGACCGGCTCGTCAAGGAATTGGAGTTGAAGGCGCTTCAGAGCCAAATTAATCCGCACTTTTTGTTTAATACACTTAACTCCATTTCGAGACTTGCTTACATTGAAGGAGCTTTAAAAACAAGCGACCTTACCGTATCCGTATCACGGCTTCTCAGATACAATCTGCAGAAGCTTAACCAGGCGGTTCCGCTGCGGGAAGAGGTGGAGCATGTCACTGAATATATCAAAATCCAGAAAGCGCGGTTTCGGGACCGTATAACATTCGTGATGGACATTGATGAGCGTGCGCTCGCCGGACTGATTCCCTGCCTGACGCTGCAGCCGATTCTGGAGAACGCCTTTGTGCACGGGATTGAGCAAATGGAGGAGGGCGCCATGTTGAAGCTTAGTATCGAGTACCGCGGGGATGCGGTGCAAATCGAAATTAAGGACAATGGTGTCGGCATGAGCCGGGAAACGGCGGAAATGCTGCTGAAATCCATCAGGGAGGATGCGCCTCGTATCGGCGGAAGCAAACGAAAATCAACCGGGCTTGGAACGCATAACGTGTTCAAAAGATTGCATTTATTTTTTGACGGGAAGCAGCAAATCGAAATCGAAAGCGCAGAAGGTGCGGGAACAGCGGTGTTGTTCAGGCTGCCCTTTATGACCACGGCGCCATAA